From a single Streptomyces misionensis genomic region:
- a CDS encoding CBS domain-containing protein, translating to MTQARTQYRRPDHAPASMADDGAGHGPRVCDDMTVEVALAVMAGAGVEYLTVCDGDDESTGSITRVRLAVLRASAAYSDRIRLRDVLAGSPPSPGGFPGGAGRLGEGRRAPIGHG from the coding sequence TTGACGCAGGCACGGACGCAGTACCGCAGGCCCGACCACGCCCCCGCCTCCATGGCCGACGACGGCGCGGGGCACGGGCCCCGGGTATGCGACGACATGACCGTCGAGGTGGCCCTGGCCGTCATGGCGGGTGCCGGGGTCGAGTACCTGACCGTGTGCGACGGGGACGACGAGAGCACGGGCTCGATCACCCGGGTCCGGCTCGCCGTCCTGCGCGCCAGTGCCGCCTACTCCGACCGGATCCGCCTGCGGGACGTCCTCGCCGGATCGCCGCCCTCGCCCGGCGGTTTCCCCGGCGGCGCGGGGCGCCTCGGTGAAGGGCGCCGGGCCCCGATCGGTCACGGCTGA